From the genome of Pukyongia salina, one region includes:
- a CDS encoding GumC family protein, with amino-acid sequence MSEEFEIKEVQTTFDFKGFIFKLLSYWPLFIISLAIAFGIAYYINVRKVPIYQMENLVSIKDDQNPFFTTNTSLTFNWGGTTDKVNTAIITLRSRSHNEQVVERLQYYLNYKVDGKYQQIDAYGRTPFLIEVNKEKPQILNKQMKVVFKDTSTFVISTSFGGRDHMLQTYNEKKEKSRLFIDKEEFSREFKMGVPIELPFFNGTFIPNRKVKVRPGSVYYFSFSDFDNSVRRYVNIVVNPETKGSSIIRMTLNGPNKAKLVDYLNTSVEVLSDDMLDRKNLFATKTIEFIDESLRDKAEELKDVEEELNKFKDQNAIFDLAIEGNQINERLTSLDLQKEAINREISYYNILEDYLVSRNDYRDVPAPSVAGISEPSIAEGVGRIISLAERRNKLQYSYKDGAPVFSDIDRQIDAVKAVLLENITSSKGLKQEQLRSINRDIGRYESEIRKLPKEQQELLRIERRYNLSQGSYNLFLAKRSEASLVKAANVSDVLMIDPAKDTGGGRVGPNTRLNYMIAAMMGLLIPFLFVLVIALVDTRIKNIKDVERLTRIPILGAIGKSYTETNLVVLDNPKSAIAESFRSLRSSLQFIYKKRGIEGAKTVLITSSVSGEGKTFCSINIASVFALSEKKTILVGLDLRKPKIFGDFNINNNIGVVNYLINDSEMNEVIQKTELEHLDIITSGPIPPNPSELLMSDRLEQMITLLKETYDYIILDSPPLGLVADALELVNYADATLYMIRQNYTKRGMFNLINEKYKSGEISNISFVMNFYEQRAKYGYGYGYGYGYGYGYGYGYGTYGNGYHEGVNKPGFLERVKRMFRIKKKKS; translated from the coding sequence ATGAGTGAAGAATTCGAAATAAAGGAAGTTCAAACCACCTTCGACTTTAAAGGTTTTATCTTTAAATTATTGAGTTACTGGCCTTTGTTTATTATCTCGCTCGCGATAGCATTTGGGATCGCCTACTATATCAATGTACGGAAAGTACCTATCTATCAAATGGAAAACCTGGTATCTATCAAGGATGACCAGAACCCATTTTTCACCACTAATACAAGTTTAACCTTTAACTGGGGAGGAACCACAGATAAGGTAAATACAGCCATCATCACCCTTCGGTCCAGATCTCATAACGAACAAGTTGTGGAACGCTTACAGTACTATCTCAATTATAAGGTAGATGGGAAATATCAGCAGATCGATGCGTATGGCAGAACTCCCTTTTTAATTGAAGTTAATAAGGAAAAACCGCAGATCCTCAATAAACAGATGAAGGTGGTTTTTAAGGATACCTCCACCTTTGTGATTTCCACGAGCTTTGGTGGTAGAGACCATATGCTCCAAACTTATAACGAGAAAAAAGAGAAGAGTAGGCTGTTTATAGACAAGGAAGAATTTAGCCGAGAATTTAAAATGGGTGTCCCTATCGAATTACCCTTCTTCAATGGGACATTTATACCCAACAGAAAAGTAAAGGTTAGGCCTGGTAGCGTGTACTATTTTAGTTTCTCAGATTTCGACAATTCTGTGCGGCGTTACGTAAATATTGTCGTTAATCCTGAAACTAAGGGTTCTTCAATTATCCGAATGACATTAAATGGCCCAAACAAAGCCAAATTGGTAGATTATCTCAATACCTCGGTTGAGGTGTTGAGTGATGATATGCTGGATAGAAAGAACCTGTTTGCTACCAAAACCATCGAATTTATCGATGAAAGCCTCAGGGATAAAGCAGAGGAACTAAAAGACGTAGAAGAAGAATTAAATAAATTTAAGGACCAGAATGCCATCTTCGATCTGGCCATTGAAGGTAACCAGATCAATGAACGCCTTACCAGCCTTGATCTTCAAAAGGAAGCGATCAACAGGGAAATAAGCTATTACAATATCCTGGAGGATTACCTTGTAAGCAGAAACGACTACAGGGATGTGCCGGCACCATCTGTCGCAGGGATTTCGGAGCCCAGTATAGCTGAAGGTGTGGGCCGCATCATCTCGCTGGCAGAACGCCGTAATAAATTACAATACTCCTACAAAGATGGAGCGCCGGTATTTTCGGATATAGACCGGCAGATAGATGCTGTGAAGGCAGTTCTCCTTGAAAATATTACCTCGTCTAAAGGCCTTAAACAAGAGCAACTAAGATCTATCAACAGGGATATTGGTCGCTATGAAAGTGAGATTAGGAAGTTGCCCAAGGAACAGCAGGAATTATTACGCATAGAACGGAGATATAATTTAAGTCAGGGATCGTACAATCTTTTCCTGGCAAAACGAAGCGAGGCCAGCCTGGTAAAGGCCGCTAATGTAAGCGATGTGCTCATGATAGATCCTGCCAAGGACACAGGGGGTGGTAGAGTAGGTCCCAATACCCGGTTAAATTATATGATCGCGGCTATGATGGGATTGCTTATTCCCTTTCTCTTTGTCCTGGTGATCGCTCTTGTGGATACCAGAATAAAGAATATAAAAGATGTTGAACGGCTCACCCGCATACCAATCCTGGGTGCAATTGGCAAGAGTTATACAGAGACGAACCTGGTGGTATTGGACAACCCAAAATCGGCTATCGCCGAAAGTTTCAGGTCGTTGCGTTCCAGCCTACAGTTTATATACAAAAAGCGTGGGATTGAAGGAGCCAAAACTGTCCTTATCACTTCTTCGGTTAGTGGGGAAGGAAAAACCTTTTGTTCGATCAATATTGCTTCGGTCTTTGCATTAAGTGAGAAGAAAACCATTCTCGTAGGTTTAGACCTTAGAAAGCCAAAGATCTTTGGGGATTTTAATATCAATAACAATATAGGGGTGGTGAATTATCTCATCAATGATTCTGAAATGAATGAGGTGATTCAGAAAACCGAACTGGAGCACCTGGATATTATCACTTCCGGACCAATACCGCCCAATCCGTCTGAACTTCTAATGAGCGATCGCCTTGAACAAATGATCACTCTCTTGAAGGAGACCTACGATTATATCATCCTCGATTCACCGCCATTAGGTCTGGTTGCCGATGCCCTGGAGTTAGTTAATTATGCCGATGCGACTCTATATATGATACGGCAAAATTATACCAAGAGGGGAATGTTCAATCTTATTAACGAAAAATACAAATCGGGTGAGATATCCAATATCAGCTTTGTAATGAACTTTTACGAACAACGAGCCAAGTACGGCTATGGTTACGGCTATGGTTATGGTTACGGATATGGTTACGGATATGGTTACGGAACCTATGGTAACGGCTATCACGAGGGAGTTAATAAGCCCGGTTTCCTGGAAAGGGTGAAACGGATGTTCAGAATAAAAAAGAAAAAGTCCTGA
- a CDS encoding sugar transferase: MLTPNQIIIKRVFDLSLAVLLLPFVLIPVILLIILASLDTGQNGLFSQYRVGRNGRLFKLYKIRTLKGEAHDSIIEIKQQATQLGSWLRKRKLDELPQIWNILAGSMSWVGPRPDVPGYADELSGEDRIVLSVRPGLTGPATIKYKDEDKLLLAQEDPQEYNDNVIWPDKVEINKQYIKNWSLIKDIKYLLASV, translated from the coding sequence ATGCTCACGCCAAATCAAATTATCATCAAAAGAGTCTTTGATCTATCTCTGGCTGTTTTGTTGTTACCGTTTGTATTAATTCCTGTAATTTTGCTAATTATCCTGGCTAGCCTGGATACAGGTCAAAATGGTCTGTTTTCACAGTACAGGGTTGGAAGGAACGGTCGCTTGTTCAAATTATATAAGATCCGTACCCTTAAAGGCGAAGCACATGATTCCATAATTGAGATAAAACAGCAGGCCACCCAATTAGGGTCCTGGCTACGGAAACGTAAGCTTGATGAGCTACCTCAAATTTGGAACATACTTGCCGGCAGCATGAGTTGGGTGGGTCCCAGGCCGGATGTTCCCGGCTATGCAGACGAGCTTAGCGGAGAAGATCGTATAGTTTTAAGCGTTAGACCGGGCCTTACGGGGCCGGCTACAATAAAATATAAGGATGAAGACAAGCTGTTGCTAGCACAGGAAGATCCGCAGGAATACAACGACAATGTGATCTGGCCGGATAAAGTGGAAATAAATAAACAATATATAAAGAACTGGAGCCTTATAAAGGATATTAAATATTTACTGGCTTCAGTATGA
- a CDS encoding nucleotide sugar dehydrogenase, whose amino-acid sequence MKLKMKENPTIAIIGLGYVGLPLAVAFAKKYPIIGFDINQDRIAQLNEGTDHTLEVSSDELNEVLSLSGDTGLMVSANPEDIKEASVFIVTVPTPTNKYNQPVLTPLQKASETVAKVLKEGDVVIYESTVYPGVTEDICVPILEEVSGLTFNKDFYAGYSPERINPGDKEHTVTKILKVTSGSTPEAATYIDSLYASVITAGTHLAPSIKVAEAAKVIENSQRDINIAFVNELSKIFRLLDIDTQDVLEAAGTKWNFLKFTPGLVGGHCIGVDPYYLAQKAMEEGYNPEIILAGRRMNDGMGQYVASEVVKLMIKKDCKVKNGNVLVLGITFKENCPDIRNSKVIDVIEELNKYNLNVDVYDPWADPSEVKHEFGLSLKSKEEQLQANYDAIVLTVSHTAFNDFDIDSYSASPSVIFDVKAFYKREKTDGRL is encoded by the coding sequence ATGAAACTCAAAATGAAAGAAAACCCTACTATTGCGATCATTGGTTTAGGTTATGTTGGTTTGCCCCTGGCGGTCGCATTTGCGAAAAAGTATCCCATTATTGGTTTCGATATTAACCAGGACCGTATTGCCCAATTAAACGAAGGTACAGATCATACTCTCGAGGTGTCTAGTGACGAATTAAACGAAGTATTATCCCTTAGCGGGGATACGGGGCTGATGGTAAGTGCGAACCCAGAAGACATTAAGGAGGCTTCGGTCTTTATTGTAACTGTTCCAACACCAACCAATAAATATAACCAGCCTGTGCTCACCCCTTTACAAAAGGCCAGTGAAACCGTTGCCAAAGTACTGAAAGAAGGAGATGTGGTTATTTACGAATCTACCGTGTATCCCGGAGTGACCGAAGATATTTGTGTTCCTATACTTGAGGAAGTGTCGGGGCTCACATTTAATAAAGATTTCTACGCAGGCTATTCACCCGAAAGGATCAACCCGGGTGATAAGGAACATACCGTTACTAAAATATTGAAAGTAACCAGCGGTTCAACACCAGAGGCAGCCACTTATATCGATTCCTTGTATGCCTCGGTGATCACTGCAGGTACTCATCTGGCACCTTCAATAAAGGTAGCCGAAGCCGCCAAGGTTATCGAGAACTCCCAACGTGATATCAACATAGCTTTTGTGAACGAACTCTCCAAGATCTTCAGATTGTTGGATATAGACACCCAGGATGTATTGGAAGCTGCAGGAACCAAATGGAATTTTTTAAAATTCACCCCGGGACTTGTAGGAGGACATTGTATAGGAGTAGACCCTTATTATCTGGCACAGAAAGCCATGGAAGAAGGTTATAATCCGGAGATCATACTGGCCGGAAGAAGAATGAACGACGGGATGGGACAGTACGTAGCCAGTGAGGTGGTAAAGCTCATGATAAAAAAAGATTGTAAGGTGAAGAACGGCAATGTACTTGTACTGGGGATTACTTTTAAAGAGAATTGTCCCGACATCAGGAATTCTAAGGTGATCGACGTGATCGAGGAACTCAATAAATACAATCTCAATGTAGATGTGTACGATCCCTGGGCAGATCCTTCAGAAGTAAAACACGAATTTGGACTTAGCTTAAAAAGTAAAGAAGAACAATTACAAGCTAACTACGATGCCATCGTACTTACCGTTTCGCATACAGCCTTTAATGATTTTGATATAGACAGTTACTCGGCATCACCTTCGGTGATCTTCGATGTAAAGGCCTTTTATAAGAGGGAAAAGACCGATGGAAGACTTTAG
- a CDS encoding SDR family oxidoreductase, giving the protein MPNNIYHSEDLSQYNFLVTGGAGFIGSNLVGYLLKHGAGKVRVLDNLATGFSYNLSEFEAHPNFEFTEGDIRDLDTCRKAMEGIDYVSHQAALGSVPRSINDPITSNNVNINGFLNMLVAQKESKTVKRLVYAASSSTYGDSKSLPKVEDVIGKPLSPYAVTKLVNELYADVFGKTYGIETIGLRYFNVFGPKQSPKGAYAAVIPLFMQALKDGVPPTINGDGEQTRDFTYVDNAVQANVRAFFASETAVNQVYNVAYGDRISLNTLWEDLQQISGTTIKANYGPPRQGDVRDSLANIDKSRKQIQYDPNYSVRDGLKLTWENFIQHG; this is encoded by the coding sequence TTGCCAAATAATATATATCATTCCGAAGATCTAAGTCAGTACAATTTCCTGGTAACAGGGGGAGCCGGATTTATTGGTTCTAATCTCGTGGGATATTTGCTGAAGCACGGGGCCGGTAAGGTACGAGTGCTAGATAATCTAGCCACCGGATTTTCGTATAACCTCTCGGAGTTTGAAGCACACCCCAATTTCGAATTTACAGAAGGAGATATCAGGGATCTGGATACCTGTAGAAAGGCCATGGAGGGGATAGACTATGTGTCTCACCAGGCCGCGTTGGGGTCGGTCCCAAGATCTATCAACGATCCCATCACCTCTAACAATGTGAACATTAACGGATTTCTTAACATGCTGGTAGCTCAGAAGGAAAGTAAAACCGTTAAGAGGCTTGTTTATGCTGCTTCCAGTTCTACCTATGGGGACAGCAAATCCCTGCCAAAGGTAGAAGATGTTATAGGGAAACCACTTTCTCCTTATGCGGTTACTAAGCTGGTGAACGAGTTATACGCCGATGTCTTCGGGAAGACCTATGGGATCGAGACCATCGGACTGAGATACTTTAATGTCTTTGGCCCTAAACAGAGCCCCAAAGGGGCCTACGCAGCAGTGATCCCCTTATTTATGCAGGCGTTGAAAGACGGCGTTCCTCCCACTATAAACGGGGATGGCGAACAAACACGCGATTTCACCTATGTGGACAATGCGGTGCAGGCCAATGTAAGAGCTTTCTTTGCTTCTGAAACTGCCGTAAACCAGGTATATAATGTGGCCTATGGCGATCGTATTAGCCTAAATACCTTATGGGAAGACCTGCAGCAAATTTCGGGAACAACAATAAAAGCCAATTACGGGCCACCCAGACAAGGAGATGTAAGAGATTCGCTGGCCAATATCGATAAATCAAGAAAGCAGATACAGTACGATCCAAATTATTCGGTTAGGGATGGGCTTAAATTAACCTGGGAAAATTTTATTCAGCATGGATAA
- a CDS encoding ABC transporter permease, which produces MDKKEESWLYEITAKRKMIDLNFKEIWRYRDLLILFVKRDIVTVYKQTILGPLWFLIQPLFTSVIFTLVFNNLGNIQTGGIPPFLFNLAGITAWNYFKVCLTGSSNTFRANASMFGKVYFPRVIMPMSVTISNLLKFGIQLLIFFAFFAYYIYQGKDIGLGWNIFLFPVYVLMMALLGLGLGMTISALTTKYRDLNVLVGFATSLLMYMSAVPYPVSEAKAKFPAYVADFVVYNPMTQIIEGFRYMLLSTGTFSWNGFIYTLVISLVIFFVGLIIFNRTEKSFIDTV; this is translated from the coding sequence ATGGATAAAAAGGAAGAAAGCTGGTTATACGAGATCACGGCAAAACGCAAAATGATCGATCTTAATTTCAAGGAGATCTGGCGTTATCGCGACCTGCTTATTCTATTTGTAAAGCGGGATATTGTTACCGTTTATAAACAAACCATACTGGGACCGTTATGGTTTCTTATACAACCTTTATTTACCTCGGTGATATTTACCCTGGTTTTCAATAACCTTGGAAATATACAAACAGGAGGGATACCCCCTTTTTTATTCAACCTGGCGGGGATAACAGCATGGAATTATTTTAAGGTTTGCTTAACCGGGAGTTCCAATACCTTTAGAGCCAACGCTTCTATGTTTGGGAAGGTATACTTTCCCAGGGTGATCATGCCTATGTCTGTTACGATCTCCAATCTTTTAAAATTTGGTATCCAACTCTTGATCTTCTTCGCATTTTTTGCCTACTATATTTATCAGGGAAAAGATATAGGCCTCGGCTGGAATATTTTCTTGTTCCCGGTCTATGTGCTTATGATGGCCTTACTGGGGTTAGGTTTGGGGATGACTATTTCGGCATTAACTACCAAGTATCGAGATCTGAACGTCCTGGTTGGCTTTGCAACCTCCCTGCTTATGTACATGTCTGCCGTTCCTTACCCTGTTTCCGAAGCCAAAGCCAAGTTTCCTGCCTATGTGGCCGATTTTGTTGTGTACAACCCCATGACGCAGATCATTGAGGGCTTTAGATATATGTTATTGTCTACTGGTACTTTTAGCTGGAATGGCTTTATATATACATTGGTGATCAGCCTGGTGATCTTCTTTGTAGGTCTTATCATTTTTAATCGAACAGAGAAGAGTTTTATCGATACGGTATAG
- a CDS encoding MBOAT family O-acyltransferase gives MLFNSIDFAIFLPIVFGIYWLAGKKRIRLQNIIVLVASYVFYGWWDWRFLSLIIFSTLVDYVVGISLGRTDNIRKRKWLLLTSVLVNIGFLGFFKYFNFFLDNFVQAFSFFGYEISSSGLNIVLPVGISFYTFQTLSYSIDVYRKKMKPTKDLIAFASFVSFFPQLVAGPIERATQLLPQFTRERNFNPYKAADGLRQILWGLFKKIVIADNCAYYVNIIFQSSDSYQGSTLVVGAVLFAFQIYGDFSGYSDIAIGTSRLFGFNLMQNFAFPYFSRDIAEFWRRWHISLSTWFRDYVYIPLGGSRVGRPKVIRNIFIIFIISGFWHGANWTFIVWGGLNALYFLPLLLLQKNRANLEVVASNSSFPSVKEVFEILLTFGLTTIAWVFFRAEDLSHAMTYLGGIFSTSLLSVPEIHPLFLFLLIIFFLFIEWTGRRQLYAIENFALNKLLVFRWGFYYALIVLMLIYGIEDQEFIYFQF, from the coding sequence ATGCTTTTTAATTCCATCGATTTTGCCATCTTCTTACCCATTGTATTTGGTATTTACTGGCTGGCAGGGAAAAAACGAATAAGGCTGCAAAATATCATAGTACTAGTTGCGAGCTATGTATTTTACGGCTGGTGGGATTGGCGGTTTCTTTCCTTAATAATTTTTAGCACCCTGGTAGACTATGTTGTGGGGATATCGCTGGGAAGAACGGATAATATTCGGAAAAGGAAATGGTTACTTTTAACCAGTGTCCTGGTAAATATTGGATTCTTAGGCTTCTTTAAATACTTCAACTTCTTCCTGGACAATTTTGTACAGGCATTTTCCTTTTTTGGATACGAGATCAGTTCCTCAGGGCTAAATATTGTGCTGCCGGTAGGGATTAGCTTTTACACATTTCAAACGCTTAGCTATAGCATAGATGTTTATCGAAAAAAGATGAAACCCACGAAGGACCTCATAGCCTTTGCGTCTTTTGTTTCTTTCTTCCCCCAATTAGTGGCCGGCCCTATAGAGCGGGCTACCCAACTTTTACCGCAATTTACACGCGAGCGAAATTTTAATCCATACAAGGCGGCAGACGGACTGCGGCAGATCTTATGGGGATTATTTAAGAAGATCGTAATTGCAGATAATTGTGCGTATTACGTAAATATCATCTTCCAATCCTCCGATAGCTATCAGGGAAGTACCCTGGTAGTGGGCGCAGTTCTTTTTGCGTTTCAGATCTACGGCGATTTTTCGGGTTACAGTGATATTGCGATAGGAACTTCTCGCTTATTTGGCTTTAACCTTATGCAGAACTTCGCCTTTCCATACTTTTCGAGAGATATAGCCGAATTCTGGAGGCGTTGGCATATTTCACTTTCAACCTGGTTTCGTGACTATGTGTACATTCCTTTGGGAGGAAGCAGGGTAGGGAGGCCAAAGGTGATCCGTAATATCTTTATCATTTTCATTATTAGTGGATTTTGGCATGGTGCTAATTGGACATTTATTGTATGGGGAGGTCTAAATGCGTTGTATTTTTTACCCTTGCTTCTCTTGCAAAAGAACAGAGCGAATCTTGAAGTTGTGGCTTCCAATTCAAGCTTCCCTTCGGTTAAGGAAGTTTTTGAGATACTACTAACTTTTGGACTTACTACGATCGCCTGGGTGTTTTTTCGTGCCGAGGACCTTTCACATGCCATGACCTACCTGGGAGGGATCTTCAGTACAAGTTTGTTGAGCGTACCAGAGATCCATCCGTTATTTCTATTCCTTCTTATTATTTTCTTTCTTTTTATAGAATGGACCGGAAGAAGGCAGCTATATGCCATTGAAAATTTTGCTCTTAATAAACTCCTGGTATTTAGATGGGGATTCTATTATGCCCTCATTGTACTTATGTTGATATACGGAATAGAAGACCAGGAATTTATTTACTTTCAATTTTAA
- a CDS encoding polysaccharide pyruvyl transferase family protein, with the protein MSSALKPIPLFFWSSVRYENKARENYGDLLSVFIVEKVSGRKVRFYDAPARRRSFFKKKHLMAIGSIMKMATHKSVVWGSGIISRDDSFGEASFKAVRGPKTRERVLELGYSCPEIYGDPGILLPLYMDPEVKKTHAIGIIPHYVDYNAVVEMYKDDPQIKVIDLITDDLEKTTTEILSCERTISSSLHGLIISHAYGIPSVWVKYSDKLSGDDVKFEDYFLSVGIEPYTAKVCNGRISQDELLKIIENNRNLPQQHRITKMQDELIKAFPQL; encoded by the coding sequence ATGAGCTCCGCTCTTAAACCCATACCATTATTTTTCTGGTCGTCTGTGCGCTACGAAAATAAAGCCCGGGAAAATTACGGCGACTTGCTCTCTGTATTTATCGTTGAAAAAGTAAGTGGGAGGAAGGTGCGTTTTTACGATGCACCTGCCAGGAGAAGATCATTTTTTAAGAAGAAACACCTGATGGCCATAGGTAGTATTATGAAGATGGCCACCCATAAATCGGTTGTGTGGGGAAGCGGGATCATTTCCCGGGATGATAGTTTTGGTGAAGCATCCTTTAAGGCGGTTAGGGGTCCGAAAACCCGAGAAAGAGTCCTGGAATTAGGCTATTCGTGCCCCGAGATCTACGGGGATCCCGGTATACTGCTGCCGCTTTATATGGATCCTGAAGTAAAAAAAACACATGCAATTGGTATAATTCCTCACTATGTAGATTATAATGCTGTGGTTGAAATGTACAAGGACGATCCACAGATCAAAGTGATCGATCTTATTACCGATGACCTGGAAAAAACCACCACGGAGATCCTTAGTTGTGAAAGAACCATAAGTTCTTCATTGCACGGGTTGATCATTTCACATGCGTATGGGATCCCGTCAGTTTGGGTGAAATATTCGGATAAGTTAAGCGGTGATGATGTGAAGTTCGAGGACTATTTTCTTTCGGTAGGAATAGAGCCATATACTGCTAAGGTGTGTAATGGTAGAATTTCACAGGATGAATTACTAAAAATTATCGAAAACAATCGTAATTTACCACAGCAGCATAGAATTACCAAAATGCAGGATGAACTTATAAAAGCCTTTCCCCAGCTATGA
- a CDS encoding ABC transporter ATP-binding protein, which yields MSDVILKVENLSKQYRLGLVGTGTIKHDLNRFWHRLRGKEDPYLKVGAVNDRSSEATENYVWALQDIDFEVKRGEVLGIIGKNGAGKSTLLKILSRVTAPTTGVIKTKGRIASLLEVGTGFHPELTGRENIYLNGAILGMTRREIRSKEEEIIEFSGCKLYIDTPVKRYSSGMRVRLGFAVAAFLEPDILIVDEVLAVGDAEFQKKAIGKMQDISKGDGRTVLFVSHNMASVKQLCTRGIVLGNGKIDFSGTSEDSVDYYLNTNANASAFISENKDSNSSDILSVEVKKDNVSSDIFGFDDPIEIEFKIRVVDEDLNSRLGFKVKDQYDRIVFTANVDLMDHIEKQGEYVLKVKIPGSVLAPNEYRLFIGLHVYKRKMLARIDGDIGFRIEETGTKFKNHIGDDIGCVVLDCEWEVV from the coding sequence ATGAGTGACGTTATCTTAAAAGTAGAAAATCTCAGTAAGCAATACCGGCTAGGTCTGGTTGGTACGGGTACCATAAAGCACGACCTGAATAGATTCTGGCACAGGCTGAGAGGCAAGGAAGACCCTTACCTTAAAGTGGGAGCCGTGAATGACCGTAGTAGCGAGGCCACCGAAAATTATGTGTGGGCCCTGCAGGATATCGATTTTGAAGTAAAACGCGGGGAAGTACTAGGTATTATAGGAAAGAATGGGGCAGGTAAATCCACCTTGTTGAAAATACTTTCACGGGTTACCGCTCCAACAACCGGGGTGATAAAAACCAAGGGCCGGATCGCTTCCTTACTGGAGGTAGGCACCGGTTTCCACCCGGAGTTAACGGGCAGGGAGAATATCTACCTCAATGGTGCTATATTGGGAATGACGAGGAGGGAAATAAGATCCAAGGAAGAGGAGATCATCGAATTTTCGGGGTGTAAACTGTATATCGACACCCCTGTAAAACGATATAGTAGCGGGATGAGAGTACGATTAGGATTTGCTGTTGCCGCCTTTCTCGAGCCCGACATACTTATTGTAGATGAGGTATTGGCGGTAGGTGACGCCGAATTTCAGAAGAAAGCCATTGGGAAAATGCAGGATATTAGCAAGGGAGATGGAAGAACGGTGTTGTTTGTGAGTCATAATATGGCAAGTGTAAAGCAATTGTGTACTCGCGGAATTGTGTTGGGTAATGGAAAAATTGATTTTAGTGGTACCTCAGAAGATTCGGTCGATTATTACTTAAATACTAATGCTAACGCTTCAGCATTTATAAGTGAAAATAAAGATTCCAACTCTAGCGATATACTATCCGTTGAGGTAAAAAAAGACAACGTTTCGAGTGATATTTTTGGATTTGATGATCCAATAGAAATAGAATTTAAGATTAGAGTTGTTGATGAAGATTTAAATTCCAGATTAGGGTTTAAGGTAAAGGATCAGTACGATCGAATTGTTTTTACGGCGAATGTCGACTTAATGGATCACATTGAGAAACAAGGAGAATATGTATTGAAAGTAAAAATTCCTGGTTCAGTACTCGCTCCAAATGAGTATAGATTATTTATTGGATTACATGTGTATAAAAGAAAGATGTTAGCTAGGATTGATGGGGATATTGGTTTTAGAATAGAAGAAACAGGAACCAAGTTTAAAAACCATATTGGCGATGATATTGGATGTGTCGTATTGGATTGTGAATGGGAAGTGGTATAG
- a CDS encoding sulfotransferase family protein, giving the protein MNDSKLIFLISQPRSGSSLLQQLLLRSDRISSTPESWQMLQLVHTYKLSNNDGGYNAKQASINFNRYLNEADDGLKLFKEYIRKLGLSLYQDRTHQGNYFLDKTPRYYHIIEELNDLFPAAKFIFLVRNPLSVFASILDYNFKGDYKSFLSSEDRQNDLFLAPKKIGEAIHNNHTFVRYEDLISDPQKELKRLFDYLEIDMGDKDFSSYTIEGKFKDSNAIDSKSLKEHQSPVTNYLDSWKEVIDTVQKKRLAREYLQKLHKVDAYTNVYNIDDIIRTLDAHTHVKKSYFNLSFDYFTIPEKELSIPQLLKKRMYLKLGHKNRI; this is encoded by the coding sequence GTGAATGATAGCAAGCTAATATTCCTAATCTCTCAACCTCGATCTGGCTCGTCGCTGTTACAGCAACTATTGCTGCGAAGTGATAGGATTAGTTCGACGCCAGAGTCATGGCAGATGTTGCAGTTAGTCCATACATATAAGTTGAGTAATAATGATGGTGGGTATAACGCAAAACAGGCTTCGATTAATTTTAATCGTTATTTAAATGAAGCCGATGACGGACTTAAGCTATTTAAAGAGTATATCAGAAAGCTAGGGCTTTCTCTTTATCAGGATCGTACTCATCAAGGAAATTATTTTCTTGATAAAACTCCTAGATATTATCATATAATTGAAGAATTAAACGATCTATTTCCTGCTGCTAAATTCATTTTTCTTGTTAGAAATCCATTGTCGGTTTTCGCTTCTATTCTGGATTATAATTTTAAAGGAGACTATAAATCGTTTTTAAGTTCGGAAGACAGACAAAATGATCTCTTTCTGGCTCCAAAGAAAATTGGCGAGGCTATTCACAATAACCATACGTTTGTTCGCTATGAGGACCTAATTTCAGACCCTCAAAAAGAATTAAAACGTTTATTCGATTATCTGGAAATTGATATGGGGGATAAAGATTTCTCATCGTATACCATTGAGGGGAAATTCAAAGATTCCAATGCCATCGACTCAAAAAGCCTTAAAGAACATCAATCTCCGGTTACCAATTATCTAGATTCCTGGAAGGAAGTGATTGATACAGTTCAGAAGAAAAGACTTGCCAGAGAATATTTACAAAAACTACACAAAGTTGATGCTTATACCAATGTTTATAACATTGATGATATTATTAGAACGTTAGATGCCCATACCCACGTTAAGAAATCGTATTTTAACTTGAGTTTTGATTATTTCACCATACCGGAAAAAGAATTAAGTATTCCTCAACTATTAAAAAAAAGAATGTATTTAAAATTAGGCCATAAAAATCGCATATGA